In one Chionomys nivalis chromosome 13, mChiNiv1.1, whole genome shotgun sequence genomic region, the following are encoded:
- the LOC130886033 gene encoding cathepsin 7-like, whose product MIAVVFLAILCLGLASAAPTPDYSLDAEWEEWKRSFEKTYSQEEERHRRAIWEENVKMIKLLSEENGLGMNNVTVEMNEFGDMTGEEMREMMKGSSVLTLRNGKHIQKRGDTNIPKTLDWRTQGYVIPVRRQGDCGACWAFAVAAAIEGQLFKKTGKLTPLSVQNLVDCSRSFGTTGCKGGRIYNAFQYVRSNGGLEAEATYPYEAKVRRCRYRAERSVVKVARFYVVPRNEEALLNALVTHGPIAVGIDAGHESFKKYTGGMYHEPNCRRDSSTHSVLLVGFGYEGRESEGKKYWLIKNSHGESWGEKGYMKIPRDQNNYCGIASYAMYPVL is encoded by the exons ATGATTGCTGTTGTCTTCTTGGCCATTCTGTGCTTGGGACTGGCCTCAGCTGCTCCAACACCAGATTACAGTTTGGATGCtgagtgggaggagtggaagaGGAGCTTTGAGAAAACATACAGCCAA gaggaagaaagacatcGGAGAGCAATATGGGAAGAAAATGTCAAGATGATCAAACTGCTCAGTGAGGAGAATGGTCTGGGGATGAACAACGTCACCGTAGAGATGAATGAATTTGGTGACATG ACTGGTGAAGAGATGAGGGAAATGATGAAGGGGAGTTCAGTTCTGACTCTAAGGAATGGGAAACACATCCAGAAACGAGGAGATACCAACATCCCCAAAACTTTGGATTGGAGAACACAAGGCTATGTAATCCCCGTGCGGAGACAG GGAGATTGTGGTGCTTGTTGGGCTTTTGCTGTGGCTGCTGCCATAGAAGGACAACTGTtcaagaaaacaggaaaactGACCCCATTGAGTGTCCAGAACCTAGTTGACTGCTCTAGATCTTTTGGTACTACTGGCTGTAAAGGAGGCAGGATCTATAATGCCTTCCAATATGTAAGGAGCAATGGaggtctggaggctgaggcaaccTATCCATATGAAGCAAAGGTAA GACGCTGCAGGTACCGTGCTGAACGTTCTGTTGTCAAGGTTGCCCGCTTTTACGTTGTCCCAAGGAATGAAGAAGCTCTACTGAATGCTTTAGTAACGCATGGGCCCATTGCTGTTGGAATTGATGCTGGacatgaatcttttaaaaaatatacggGAG gtATGTACCATGAGCCAAACTGCAGACGTGATTCCTCTACGCATTCGGTGCTGTTGGTTGGCTTTGGCTATGAAGGCAGAGAGTCAGAGGGCAAGAAATACTGGCTGATAAAGAACAG CCATGGTGAAAGCTGGGGAGAGAAAGGCTACATGAAGATTCCCAGAGACCAGAACAACTACTGTGGAATCGCTTCCTATGCTATGTACCCTGtattgtga